A genomic region of Pogona vitticeps strain Pit_001003342236 chromosome 15, PviZW2.1, whole genome shotgun sequence contains the following coding sequences:
- the GPATCH4 gene encoding G patch domain-containing protein 4 isoform X1: MSKASPEEKMRSKGLTFAEKQLKKHGWKKGKGLGKQEDGISEAIKVKVKCDTAGVGHHPAEEFTFHWWDHLFNASAANVVVEARKDEVRVRKVSEQDGSVINKKPRKAQKNKDMLYGRFVKAATLKSGGEEPLNPVSSSDSSSDEDEKLDLSSARRLTDEELVQACGGRTAHKGARHGFTMSAKLARLEAQEKAFLATHLHLPEAKPGEERPSLDDRRGASPAWRRKKAKKSDKERWVELGSPRALEGMGGEEASARGAPKEKKKKRKRKHQEEGGGFAAEATEETRTGVAGRRRKTKRKAD, translated from the exons gtaaaggacTCGGGAAGCAAGAAGATGGGATTTCCGAGGCCATCAAGGTCAAAGTGAAGTGTGACACGGCCGGG GTGGGCCACCATCCCGCCGAAGAGTTCACCTTCCATTGGTGGGACCATCTCTTCAACGCTTCAGCGGCCAACGTTGTCGTGGAGGCCAGGAAG GACGAGGTCAGAGTGAGGAAGGTCTCCGAGCAAGACGGAAGCGTTATAAATAAAAAACCCCGCAAAGCCCAAAAGAACAAGGACATGCTATACGGTCGTTTCGTGAAG GCAGCCACGCTGAAGTCCGGCGGAGAAGAACCCTTGAACCCGGTTTCCTCTTCGGACAGCAGCAGTGACGAGGACGAGAAGCTGGACCTGTCGTCGGCGAGGAG GCTGACGGACGAGGAACTGGTCCAGGCGTGCGGGGGAAGGACAGCCCATAA GGGGGCTCGGCACGGCTTCACCATGAGCGCCAAACTAGCCCGGCTGGAAGCGCAGGAGAAAGCTTTCCTGGCTACCCACCTCCACCTGCCGGAAGCAAAGCCGGGGGAAGAGAGACCCAGCCTGGACGACCGCCGTGGGGCCAGCCCCGCTTGGAGACGGAAGAAAGCCAAGAAAAGCGATAAAGAGCGGTGGGTTGAGCTGGGGAGTCCCAGGGCCCTGGAAGGGATGGGAGGAGAGGAAGCGAGCGCTCGAGGAGccccaaaggagaaaaagaagaaaaggaagcggAAGCATCAAGAGGAGGGTGGAGGGTTTGCCGCAGAGGCCACGGAGGAGACGCGGACCGGGGTGGCCGGTCGCAGGCGGAAGACCAAGAGGAAAGCCGACTGA
- the NAXE gene encoding NAD(P)H-hydrate epimerase produces MLGLGRRGTAVLGLGLLLSRSALAALGPGRCSAAPGLWMRPVPAPGSCAPPAAAMATQAPLKYLGQKEAQAIDQELFEEYKFSVDQLMELAGLSCATAIAKAYPPSSFTVSPPSVLIVCGPGNNGGDGLVCARHLKMFGYEPTLHYPKRPSKPLFEGLTTQCEKMGIPFLSEFPSEAALIDEVYGLVVDAIFGFSFQGAVREPFGSILSTLEKVTVPIASIDIPSGWDVEKGNPDGLQPDLLVSLTAPKQAAKHFAGRYHFLGGRFVPAALQEKYALNLPPYPETDCVLRLA; encoded by the exons ATGCTGGGGCTCGGACGTCGGGGGACGGCGGTGCTGGGGCTCGGCCTCCTCCTCTCCCGCTCCGCCCTCGCCGCCCTCGGCCCGGGACGCTGCTCGGCGGCTCCGGGGCTCTGGATGAGGCCGGTTCCTGCGCCCGGCTCCTGCGCTCCGCCCGCCGCGGCCATGGCCACCCAGGCGCCGCTCAAGTACCTCGG CCAGAAGGAGGCCCAGGCCATTGATCAAGAACTCTTTGAGGAGTACAAGTTCAGCGTGGACCAGCTGATGGAGCTGGCGGGGCTGAGCTGCGCCACCGCCATCGCCAAG GCTTACCCGCCCAGTAGCTTCACCGTCAGCCCGCCGTCTGTCTTGATCGTTTGTGGGCCCGGAAACAACGGAGGAGATGGGCTCGTCTGTGCTCGGCACCTAAAAATGTTT ggTTATGAGCCGACACTGCATTACCCGAAACGCCCCAGTAAGCCGCTCTTTGAAGGTTTAACCACCCAGTGTGAGAAAATGGGCATCCCGTTCCTATCAGAGTTTCCTTCAGAA GCGGCGCTGATTGACGAGGTCTACGGCCTGGTGGTGGACGCCATCTTCGGGTTCAGCTTCCAAGGGGCAGTGCGGGAGCCCTTTGGCTCAATCCTGAGCACGCTGGAGAAAGTCACCGTCCCCATCGCCAGCATCGATATCCCATCAG GGTGGGACGTGGAGAAGGGAAACCCGGACGGGCTGCAGCCGGATCTGCTGGTCTCTCTCACGGCGCCCAAGCAGGCGGCCAAGCACTTCGCCGGGCGCTACCATTTCCTGGGAGGCCGCTTCGTCCCTGCGGCGCTGCAGGAGAAATACGCGTTGAACCTGCCCCCCTACCCGGAGACGGATTGCGTCCTGCGGCTGGCCTGA